From a region of the Zingiber officinale cultivar Zhangliang chromosome 4B, Zo_v1.1, whole genome shotgun sequence genome:
- the LOC121978694 gene encoding phospholipase A1 EG1, chloroplastic/mitochondrial-like codes for MATGASSSSAWAVSLHARNRRCRWRSRTAVAVAPEKPAAAAVRVRSPSSVAECGLASMWRKIQGADDWAGLVEPLNPVLRDEVVRYGELVTACYEAFDLDPTSPRFLKCKHGKARLLHESGLGSAGYEITRYIYATPPEIVGRGGGGGGGRWIGYVAVATDEVARRLGRRDVLVAFRGTVTKSEWAANLMSSLTPARLDPHDPRPEVKVESGFLGLYTNERGRFSHGSCREQLLKEVSRLVKQHETEEMSLTLAGHSMGSALALLLGYDLAELGINRRADSSVPITVYSYGGPRVGNWGFKERCEELRVKVLRVANVRDPVTKLPGLFLNESLRRWGAAAGCYAHVGVELALDFFEVKNPACVHDMAKYVALLKGQHSIFKEGAPADSGINWAGKAAVLLRKKMEELAWRPDTALLSQVGILVQSLGLI; via the coding sequence ATGGCTACCggcgcttcttcttcttccgcttGGGCCGTGAGCTTACATGCGAGGAATCGTCGGTGCAGATGGCGGAGCAGGACGGCGGTGGCAGTGGCGCCCGAGAAGCCGGCTGCTGCGGCGGTGAGGGTTCGGTCGCCGTCGTCGGTGGCGGAGTGCGGGTTGGCGAGTATGTGGAGGAAAATACAGGGGGCCGATGACTGGGCCGGTCTGGTCGAGCCGCTGAACCCGGTTCTGCGCGACGAGGTGGTGCGGTACGGGGAGCTGGTGACGGCGTGCTACGAGGCGTTCGATCTCGACCCGACCTCGCCGCGCTTCCTCAAGTGCAAGCACGGCAAGGCCCGGTTGCTGCACGAGTCCGGGCTCGGCTCGGCCGGATACGAGATAACCCGGTACATCTACGCGACGCCGCCGGAGATCGTGGGCCGCGGCGGGGGCGGAGGGGGAGGGCGGTGGATCGGGTACGTGGCGGTGGCGACGGATGAGGTGGCTCGCCGGCTGGGCCGCCGCGACGTGCTCGTGGCGTTCAGGGGAACGGTGACCAAGTCGGAGTGGGCGGCGAACTTGATGAGCTCGCTGACGCCGGCCCGGCTCGATCCGCACGACCCGCGGCCGGAGGTCAAGGTAGAGTCCGGCTTTCTCGGCCTCTACACAAACGAGCGCGGCCGGTTCAGCCACGGGAGCTGCCGCGAGCAGCTGCTGAAGGAGGTGTCGCGGCTGGTAAAGCAGCACGAAACAGAGGAGATGAGCCTCACATTGGCAGGGCACAGCATGGGCTCCGCCCTGGCGTTGCTTCTCGGCTACGACCTAGCGGAGCTGGGGATCAACAGGCGGGCGGATTCGTCGGTTCCGATCACGGTGTACTCCTACGGCGGGCCGAGGGTCGGGAATTGGGGGTTCAAGGAGCGGTGCGAGGAGCTGCGGGTGAAGGTGCTGCGGGTGGCCAACGTCAGGGACCCGGTGACGAAGCTCCCCGGACTGTTCCTGAACGAGAGCCTCCGGCGATGGGGCGCCGCCGCCGGGTGCTATGCCCACGTCGGGGTGGAGCTAGCGCTCGACTTCTTCGAAGTGAAGAACCCGGCGTGCGTGCATGACATGGCCAAGTACGTGGCGCTGTTGAAGGGCCAGCATAGCATTTTCAAGGAGGGGGCGCCCGCCGACAGCGGTATCAATTGGGCGGGGAAGGCGGCGGTGTtgctgaggaagaagatggaggagTTGGCGTGGCGGCCGGACACAGCGCTGCTAAGCCAAGTGGGTATTTTGGTCCAATCACTGGGACTCATCTGA